From Romeriopsis navalis LEGE 11480, one genomic window encodes:
- a CDS encoding RNA-guided endonuclease InsQ/TnpB family protein — MLTLTYEYKLVPTKSQAEAMQHILDVCGSVWNYALRDRKDWIASRKSPINACSLRSEYVIGVDAPYPGFNEQCKGLTQAKQLSPRLKSVNAQVLQQVLRKLDKAFRDMKDRKFGFPRFKKRGRMRSFVFPQLGKHPLGQGAVKLPNIGRVKIRQSRPYPDGFQVKQARIVKRASGFYLMLCFQSDLSIIEPPLTGHFVGVDVGLEYFLSTSDGLQLERPKFFVDLQRQLKLLQRRLKRKKKGSANWLKAQKKVALLHEQIANTRKDFHFKTAHQLCNQGDVVAVEDLNLIGLSRGMWFIKATRHRQR; from the coding sequence ATGTTAACACTGACTTACGAGTACAAGCTAGTCCCGACAAAATCGCAGGCTGAAGCGATGCAACACATCCTAGATGTCTGTGGTTCAGTCTGGAATTATGCGTTGCGTGACCGCAAAGATTGGATCGCTTCAAGGAAGTCCCCAATTAATGCTTGTTCGCTGCGTAGCGAGTACGTCATCGGTGTTGATGCGCCCTATCCAGGATTCAACGAGCAATGCAAAGGCTTGACCCAAGCGAAGCAACTCAGTCCTCGCTTAAAGTCGGTTAATGCCCAAGTATTGCAGCAAGTCCTAAGAAAGCTGGATAAGGCTTTCAGGGACATGAAGGATCGCAAATTTGGGTTTCCACGCTTCAAAAAACGTGGCCGGATGCGGTCGTTTGTCTTCCCACAATTAGGCAAGCATCCCTTGGGCCAAGGTGCGGTCAAGCTGCCAAATATCGGGCGGGTTAAAATTCGTCAGTCCCGGCCCTATCCCGATGGATTCCAGGTTAAGCAAGCTCGGATTGTGAAACGCGCATCCGGCTTTTACTTGATGCTGTGTTTTCAATCGGACTTGAGTATTATTGAACCGCCATTGACCGGCCACTTTGTGGGGGTTGATGTGGGTTTGGAATACTTTCTTTCAACCTCTGACGGGCTTCAACTAGAACGTCCGAAATTCTTCGTTGATCTGCAACGCCAGCTGAAATTGCTGCAACGCCGCTTGAAGCGAAAGAAAAAAGGTTCGGCTAACTGGCTGAAGGCTCAAAAGAAAGTGGCTTTGCTGCATGAGCAAATTGCCAATACTCGGAAGGACTTCCATTTCAAAACAGCGCATCAACTCTGTAATCAGGGTGATGTGGTTGCAGTGGAAGACCTTAACCTGATTGGCTTATCACGTGGCATGTGGTTCATCAAAGCCACGCGACATCGCCAGCGGTGA
- a CDS encoding DUF3326 domain-containing protein — MLIENQIYRFSLEQEGLSWLERVSRWMEQHLDTDMYPLRFAIVEVEDHEVTLEITMLKAGPDSPYTKRLHTLEILNPRQKAFQATPFGVVQIVPTGIRCEIGGFAGDAGPATNLLAATADFLVTHPNAVNASELNEMAANVLYVEGKALDDFLLGYVGLQQVVSNKIGTFVDVSGIDYLDEVVNTLNAGMAVKGIDCGNYMLLKEELGVKIGWSANGCAVGTVLRPEAILEAVDGLIAHGATAIGGVSVIHGVTQAMFAQHLQGKMPNPSGGVEAIITHLISKVFRVPTAHAPLPYYQDVKEKGTDNPRASAEFISTPHYFCVLKGLARAPQLSLLSDLSAPPPHLITVNNIGAVIVPASCLGGVPALAAEYSNIPLIAVRDNQTILNVTNDKMRMNNVIEVDSYLEAAGVVVALREGISLASVRRPINCARQVF, encoded by the coding sequence ATGCTTATAGAGAATCAAATATATCGATTTTCCCTCGAGCAAGAAGGGCTTTCCTGGTTAGAGCGGGTATCACGTTGGATGGAGCAGCATCTCGACACTGATATGTATCCCTTACGATTTGCCATTGTGGAAGTGGAAGATCATGAGGTTACGCTTGAAATCACCATGCTCAAAGCTGGACCTGACTCCCCTTACACCAAGAGGCTTCACACCTTAGAAATTCTCAATCCCAGGCAAAAAGCATTCCAGGCGACTCCCTTTGGGGTTGTGCAAATTGTGCCGACAGGCATTCGGTGTGAAATTGGTGGTTTTGCCGGGGATGCAGGCCCAGCCACCAACCTCTTGGCCGCGACAGCAGATTTCCTGGTGACGCACCCGAATGCGGTAAATGCCTCCGAACTTAATGAAATGGCGGCGAATGTGCTCTACGTTGAGGGCAAGGCTTTGGATGATTTCCTCCTAGGATATGTGGGACTTCAACAAGTTGTCAGCAATAAGATTGGAACTTTCGTTGATGTTTCTGGCATTGACTACCTTGACGAGGTTGTCAACACGCTGAATGCCGGTATGGCAGTCAAAGGTATTGATTGTGGCAACTACATGCTTTTGAAGGAGGAATTGGGAGTCAAAATAGGGTGGAGTGCTAACGGATGCGCCGTTGGAACGGTACTACGACCGGAGGCCATTCTGGAGGCCGTAGATGGTCTAATCGCCCATGGGGCCACTGCCATTGGAGGGGTTTCTGTGATTCATGGGGTCACTCAGGCCATGTTCGCCCAACATTTGCAAGGCAAAATGCCTAATCCCTCGGGTGGAGTAGAAGCGATTATTACCCATCTGATTTCCAAGGTTTTTAGGGTTCCCACAGCCCATGCGCCCCTGCCTTACTACCAGGACGTCAAAGAGAAAGGGACCGATAATCCTCGCGCTTCAGCCGAGTTTATCTCTACCCCTCATTATTTTTGTGTCTTGAAAGGGCTGGCTCGAGCCCCTCAACTCAGCTTACTGTCTGACCTGAGTGCCCCGCCGCCTCATCTCATTACGGTCAATAACATTGGCGCTGTGATTGTTCCAGCCTCCTGTCTGGGAGGAGTACCTGCCCTCGCAGCAGAATACAGTAACATTCCCTTGATTGCCGTCCGCGATAATCAAACAATCCTCAATGTGACGAATGACAAAATGCGGATGAACAATGTTATTGAGGTCGATTCTTATCTGGAAGCGGCTGGTGTCGTGGTGGCCTTACGGGAGGGGATTTCGTTAGCCAGTGTGCGTCGTCCCATTAATTGTGCTCGACAGGTATTTTGA
- the tnpA gene encoding IS200/IS605 family transposase — protein sequence MTTLNTLHHCSYKIQLHLVACTKYRRKVITAEMRDRLGEIFGDTLRKWEGELLEFNGEADHVHALISINPKTQPSKLVNNLKTVSSRLIRKEYPEQVAQFYQDKPVFWSRSYCVISCGGSPISVLKQYIQQQEAID from the coding sequence ATGACAACCTTAAATACCCTTCACCATTGCTCTTATAAAATTCAGCTTCACTTAGTCGCTTGCACCAAATACCGGCGCAAAGTGATCACCGCAGAGATGCGGGATCGGTTGGGTGAAATATTCGGGGACACTTTGCGCAAATGGGAGGGTGAATTACTTGAATTCAACGGTGAAGCCGACCATGTTCACGCGCTGATCTCCATAAACCCAAAAACACAGCCCTCAAAATTGGTGAACAACCTGAAAACTGTGTCTAGTCGATTGATTCGGAAAGAATACCCGGAACAAGTGGCGCAGTTTTACCAAGACAAGCCGGTATTTTGGAGCCGTTCTTATTGCGTCATTAGTTGCGGCGGCTCACCCATATCGGTTCTCAAGCAGTATATTCAACAACAGGAGGCGATTGATTAG